In Cercospora beticola chromosome 3, complete sequence, the following proteins share a genomic window:
- the END3 gene encoding endocytosis defective-related protein translates to MPEKRIEQWEIDRYWEIFSSLSNGSSHLDGTQAASVLKNSQLPENKLERIWDLADVDNDGRLDFEEFCVAMRLIYDIMNGEYLDVPQTLPDWLVPESKAHLVQATRAVSGGGERWERPDYDDEGNEGLKDGFDWYMPPNERTKYEEIYTSSRDTRTGLIRFEALAELYESLDVPDTDVRSAWNLVNPKSEEGINKDACLAFLHILNNRHEGYRIPRSVPPSLRATFEQGRIEYNIDRVQSAADRWGTNKRDDTLTGKKAKFGDTYLSRLGVGERKPKGTDFGNTPKDADWEEVRLKKQLKEIEEKMAKVEEAAEKKRSRGGRREDSKPALVKRELEQLLDYKRRELRDLENGEGKAKSGQSLKSFNDEIAMVKEQIDGLEAHLRKREQVLQDLKSQIEAERAGAR, encoded by the coding sequence ATGCCCGAGAAGCGGATTGAGCAATGGGAGATCGACCGTTACTGGGAGATCTTCTCATCGCTCTCGAATGGCTCGTCACATTTGGACGGCACCCAGGCTGCCTCCGTGCTCAAGAACTCACAGCTGCCGGAGAATAAACTGGAGAGAATATGGGACTTAGCAGACGTCGACAATGACGGCCGCCTGGACTTTGAGGAATTCTGCGTTGCGATGCGCCTGATATATGATATCATGAACGGAGAGTACCTGGACGTGCCACAGACACTACCGGACTGGTTGGTGCCAGAGAGCAAGGCCCATCTTGTACAGGCAACGCGCGCTGTCAGTGGCGGAGGGGAGAGATGGGAGCGGCCTGATTACGACGACGAGGGCAACGAAGGCTTGAAAGATGGATTCGATTGGTATATGCCACCGAATGAACGCACCAAATATGAAGAGATATACACATCAAGCAGGGACACGCGAACGGGTCTGATACGATTTGAGGCGCTTGCTGAGCTATATGAAAGTCTGGATGTTCCAGACACGGATGTCAGAAGTGCATGGAACTTGGTCAATCCGAAGAGCGAGGAAGGCATCAACAAAGACGCTTGCTTAGCATTTCTGCATATTCTCAATAATCGACACGAAGGTTATAGAATACCGCGATCTGTTCCTCCTTCACTACGAGCCACCTTCGAACAAGGACGAATAGAATACAACATCGATCGTGTGCAGTCCGCAGCTGATCGGTGGGGAACGAATAAGCGGGACGACACGTTGACGGGCAAGAAAGCCAAGTTTGGAGACACATATTTGTCACGCTTAGGTGTAGGAGAGCGGAAACCAAAGGGCACCGATTTTGGCAACACACCGAAAGACGCGGACTGGGAGGAAGTGcggctgaagaagcagctcaAGGAGATCGAGGAAAAGATGgccaaagtcgaagaagcggcAGAAAAGAAGCGATCGCGAggtggaagacgagaagattCAAAGCCTGCGCTCGTGAAGcgggagctggagcagctaCTGGATTACAAGAGACGAGAATTGCGCGACCTCGAGAACGGCGAAGGCAAAGCGAAGAGCGGACAGAGCCTGAAGTCTTTCAACGATGAGATCGCAATGGTTAAGGAACAGATCGATGGACTAGAGGCGCATCTTCGCAAAAGAGAGCAGGTGTTGCAAGACCTGAAATCTCAGATCGAGGCGGAGCGAGCAGGCGCACGATAG